Part of the Deltaproteobacteria bacterium GWA2_45_12 genome, TATGACCTCAAGATTATAATTTTCTTTTTCACCTTCTGTATTCAACTGACTTCCTGATCCAAAATCGGTGCACAATGAATACCAGCTTTCCTTGGCGTCATCGGTAAAATGAATTTTCAGGGCCAGGGTCGTTTTTTCTTCCGTAAGGTCTGTATTCACATCCCCTGGACGCGAAGCTTGTTTTTTTTGCGTTTTGATGATGCGCGTTGAAACTTCGGCATCCATGTCATTAATATCAATATCAAGCCGGCATTCAAAAAATTCATTGGCGGCAAGAGAGCCCCCACGATCACTGGTGACATCACAGACCACTTTTTTAATCTGTTTTTTTTCGGAAAGTTCAAGGGAAGTGTGGCATTCATTGGTGTAGTCGACTTCCATATAGGGCTCTTCACTGGCCTTGATGCCTTCTTTTGTTCTGGTCCAGGCAAAGAATTGGACTTTTGAGGTGAAACTAAAAATAATTTCATGGGAAGCTGCTGTTGGTTCTTCTTCTTCTAGAACCGAAGAAGGAGAGTCAAGGATGTTTTCCGCCGGGTTGGGAGGATCCTCCAACTCGGATAAGTCTGTGTTGACTTCGGTAGAATCGGGCTCTTCTAAAGCATTTGTTTCTGATAAATCAGAAAATTCATCTGATTCATCAAGGGGGGGTGGGGCTTCTTGGGCATGAAGGGAAGGCCCTATAAGAAACCCAAGGTAAACTGTTAAAATAATTAAATTTTTAAAACGCATAGCCCTTTTATCTCTATTAAACAATAAGACAACTTGGATAGTTTACAGTTTCCATAAGGATAGTGCAACTATCCATCTTTATGTTTGCGGCCACAAAAAAGCTGGTGTATAGAAGGCGCTCCTTATGATTCCACGTTATTCACGTAGTGAAATGGCTCGTATTTGGGAGCCTGAAAACAAATTCCAAATATGGCTCGAAATTGAATTGCTGGCCCTTGAAGCACTTGAGGAAGCAAGTGTTGTCCCCAAGGATGTCAGCAAGAAAGTAAGAGCCAAGGCCAAGTTTAATATTGAACGCATTGACCAACTGGAACGCGAGTTAAAGCACGATGTCATTGCCTTTTTGACCTCTGTTTCCGAATTTGTGGGGCCTGAGGCGCGTTATATCCATCGTGGTTTTACTTCATCGGATATTTTGGATACAGCCCTTGCTGTTCAGTTAACTCAAGCCTCTGATTTGTTGCTGGCAGGGATTGATCGTCTTCTGTCCGTATTAAAATTGAGGGCGCATGAATTTAAAAACACGCTGACCATTGGCCGTTCGCACGGCATTCATGGCGAACCGGTTACCTTCGGATGGAAACTGGCCCAATGGTATGAAGAGATGAAGCGCAATCGTGGCCGCCTTGAAGATGCGCGTGAAACCATTGCCGTGGGGATGCTTTCGGGGGCCATGGGCACTTTTGCCCATACCGATCTTCAAATAGAAGAATATGTATGTGCAAAACTTGGTTTAAAAGCAGATCCCATCACGACACAAGTCATTAGCCGTGACCGGCATGCTTATTATTTCCAGGTTTTATCCCTTGTTGGCAGCACCATAGAAAAAATGGCTGTCGAAATTAGGCATCTTCAACGGACTGAGGTTCTTGAGGTGGAGGAATATTTTTCACCCGGACAAAAAGGATCCTCGGCCATGCCCCACAAACGAAATCCTGTTTTGAGCGAAAACGTCACCGGTTTGGCCCGCCTGCTTCGTGGCTATGCCCTTACGGCCATTGAAAATGTGCCACTCTGGCATGAACGCGATATTTCACACAGTTCGGCTGAAAGGGTGATTGCCCCTGATGCCACCATTGCCCTTGATTTCATGATCCATCGCATGGCGGGAATTATTGAGAAACTTGTGGTCTACCCACAAAACATGAAGAAAAATCTTGATTCCATGAAGGGAATGTTTTTCTCACAACGCATTTTGATCGCCTTGACCGACAAAGGTTGTTCCCGCGAAGATGCCTATCGTTTGGTGCAGACCAATGCCATGAAGGTATGGGATGAAGGGGCCGATTTTGCGCAAAGTTTAAAGTCGGATTCCAAAATTATGCGCCATCTTTCATCAAGTGAAATTGATGAGCTTTTGGACATCAATCATTATTTACGGAACATCGATGCCATCTTTAACCGTGTTTTCAAGGAGTAGTCATGGAGAAAAAAGAAAAACTTTACGAAGGAAAGGCGAAAATCATTTATAAGACAAATGATCCCGATCTTTATATTGCTTATTTTAAAGATGATGCCACTGCTTTCAATAATCAGAAAAAGGGGACCATTTTAGACAAGGGCATTGTCAATAATTCCATTTCATCCCGTCTTTTTCAGTTGCTGTCCCAGAACAAGATTCAAAACCATTTTGTCGAAAAACTTTCCGATCGTGAAATGCTCATCAAAAAACTCACCATGCTTCCTTTGGAGGTCATTGTTCGCAACGTGGCTGCCGGCAGCTTTGCCAAACGTTATGGAAAAGAAGAGGGATTGGTCCTTTCACGACCCTTGCTCGAGTTTTGCCTTAAAGATGATTCGCTGGGGGATCCCTTTCTCAATGATGATGCTGCCTTGATTTTAGGTTTGTGTCATCAGCAACAATTGTTAACCATCCGTAATTATGCCTTGATGATAAACACCTGTTTGTCCCAATTTTTTGATTCCATGGAAATCCGTTTGATTGATTTTAAATTGGAGTTTGGTTTGTTTAAGGGGGATGTTCTTTTAGGTGATGAAGTAACCCCCGATACTTGTCGTTTATGGGACAAGAAAACGGATGAAAAGCTGGATAAAGACCGTTTCCGTCGGGATATGGGCGGAGTAGAAGAGGCCTATAAAACGGTTTTTGATAGGGTGATGCAATCAAAATAACGTGGGGGCGGGAATTTCCCCGCCCGTACATCATAATATGAAAGCCAAAGTATTCGTCAGTTTAAAAAAAGGGGTTTTGGATCCACAGGGGGAAGCCATTCTTAAAGCTCTTCAAAGCATGGGGCAAAAAGAAGTTGTCTCTGTACGTGTTGGAAAATATTTTGAAGTTGAGTTGAAAAATTGTGATTCTCCCAAGGCCAAACAAGTTTTAAATCAAATAAGCGAAAAATTACTGGCCAATACAGTCATTGAAGATTTTTCCTTCCAGCTAGAAGAATAAACAACTCGTGATAACAGGATTGCCTGTTGTTACCTTAACCTAACATGAAATTTGCCATTGTTGTCTTTCCGGGTTCAAACTGTGATGCCGACTGTCATTATGTTGTATCGGAAGTCATGGGAGCCACAGCCAGTTATGTTTGGCATAAGGAAAATAATCTTGGTGGAGCCGATGTTGTCATTTTGCCGGGAGGGTTTTCTTACGGGGATTATTTGCGTTGTGGGGCCATCGCCCGCTTTTCGCCCATCATGCGGGCGGTAAAAGAACACGCAGAGAAAGGCGGAAAGGTTTTGGGTATTTGTAACGGATTTCNNNNNNNNNNGTCCAAAACCAAAACATATCGAATCCCCATTGCCCATATGGAAGGCAATTATTTTATCGATGATGATGGTTTAAAAAAACTCAAAGACAACGGCCAAATCATTTTTCAATACGCCAATGCCCAGGGTGAAATTGTTGAAGAAGCTAACCCCAATGGGGCACGGGCTAATATTGCCGGTATTTGCAACCCAAAGGGAAATATTTTGGGCATGATGCCCCATCCGGAACGTGTTTCTGAAGAGGCTCTTGGAGGCCATGACGGAAAATTTATTTTTGAATCGTTGATGAACACGTAGGGGCGAACACCCTCCTGAGGCGGGCAGGCAAGGTTCGCCCGTACATTAATAATGATAACGCCTGAATTATTAAAACAGCACAATATCACCCCTGATGAATACCAATTAATTCTTCAATTAATTGGTCGCCAGCCCAATCTTGTTGAGCTGGGGATTTTTTCAGTGATGTGGTCGGAGCACTGTAGCTACAAAAGCTCCCGCAAATTTTTAAAGGGATTTCCCACCAAGGGCCCTCGTGTATTGCAGGGGCCGGGAGAAAATGCCGGCATTGTCGATATTGGAGATGGCTTGGCCGTGGTTTTTAAAATGGAGTCCCATAACCATCCTTCTTTTATCGAGCCCTACCAAGGAGCGGCGACCGGTGTGGGGGGCATCCTTCGTGATGTGTTCACCATGGGGGCCCGGCCCATTGCCAATCTGAATTCTCTCCGTTTTGGAAGTGTCGACCATCCCAAAACACCTTATCTGGTAAGTGGCGTTGTTTCGGGTATCGCCGGTTATGGTAATTGCATGGGCATTCCAACAGTCGGAGGCGATGTTGTTTTTGATCCTTCCTACAATGGGAATATTTTGGTCAATGCCATGACTGTCGGGTTGGTGGAACAGAGCAAGATTTTTAAGGGATATGCCTCGGGTGTGGGGAATCCCGTTTTTTATGTGGGCGCTAAAACAGGGCGCGATGGTATTCATGGGGCCACGATGGCCTCCGATGTTTTTGATGACAAGGCCGAACAAAAACGTCCCACTGTTCAAGTAGGGGATCCTTTCACTGAAAAGAAACTCTTGGAAGCCTGCCTGGAACTGATGCAGACTGATTGTATTGTGGGCATTCAAGACATGGGGGCGGCGGGTCTTACCAGTTCCTCCTTTGAAATGGCCTCCCGTGCAGGTTCCGGTATTGAAATGAATCTTGACTTAATTCCCACCCGCGAAGAGAAAATGACCCCTTATGAAATGATGCTTTCTGAATCGCAGGAACGGATGCTACTTGTGGCCAAAAAAGGACGCGAAGAAGAAGTGAAGAAAATTTTTGTTAAATGGGACTTGGATGCAAGCCCCGTGGGTGTTGTGACCGATTCAGGAAGAGTGGTCGGATGGTTTAAGGGAGAAAAAGTTTTTGATCTTCCCATTCTGCCTATTACCGACAAAGCCCCTGTTTATGACCGCCCTCGAAAACGTTCCCAAGATTTGGAGGCTCTCCAGAAAATTTCTTTAAAGGATATTCCTGTTCCCCAAAATCTGGAGGAATGTTTTTTAAAAATATTGGGGCATCCCAATAACGCTTCCAAAAAATGGGTTTATCGCCAGTACGATCACCAGGTGATGACCAACACCCTTGTTCTTCCAGGCTCGGATGCCGCTGTTTTAAGGGTTAAGGGCACCCAAAAAGGCCTGGCTGTCACCAGCAATTGCAACAGTCGTTATTGTTATTTGGATCCTCGTACGGGGGGACATATTGCTGTTGCTGAAAGCGGGCGAAACCTTGTTTGCTCGGGTGCCAAGCCACTTGCTTTAACGGATTGTCTTAATTTTGGGAACCCGGAACGTCCAGAAATCATGGATCAGTTTGTAGAGTGCATTGAGGGAATTTCAGAAGCATGCCGCAGCTTTGATATTCCGGTCATTAGTGGTAATGTGAGTTTCTATAATGAAACAAACGGTGTTTCCATTTACCCCACTCCGATGATTGGTATGGT contains:
- a CDS encoding adenylosuccinate lyase — encoded protein: MIPRYSRSEMARIWEPENKFQIWLEIELLALEALEEASVVPKDVSKKVRAKAKFNIERIDQLERELKHDVIAFLTSVSEFVGPEARYIHRGFTSSDILDTALAVQLTQASDLLLAGIDRLLSVLKLRAHEFKNTLTIGRSHGIHGEPVTFGWKLAQWYEEMKRNRGRLEDARETIAVGMLSGAMGTFAHTDLQIEEYVCAKLGLKADPITTQVISRDRHAYYFQVLSLVGSTIEKMAVEIRHLQRTEVLEVEEYFSPGQKGSSAMPHKRNPVLSENVTGLARLLRGYALTAIENVPLWHERDISHSSAERVIAPDATIALDFMIHRMAGIIEKLVVYPQNMKKNLDSMKGMFFSQRILIALTDKGCSREDAYRLVQTNAMKVWDEGADFAQSLKSDSKIMRHLSSSEIDELLDINHYLRNIDAIFNRVFKE
- a CDS encoding phosphoribosylaminoimidazolesuccinocarboxamide synthase; this encodes MEKKEKLYEGKAKIIYKTNDPDLYIAYFKDDATAFNNQKKGTILDKGIVNNSISSRLFQLLSQNKIQNHFVEKLSDREMLIKKLTMLPLEVIVRNVAAGSFAKRYGKEEGLVLSRPLLEFCLKDDSLGDPFLNDDAALILGLCHQQQLLTIRNYALMINTCLSQFFDSMEIRLIDFKLEFGLFKGDVLLGDEVTPDTCRLWDKKTDEKLDKDRFRRDMGGVEEAYKTVFDRVMQSK
- a CDS encoding phosphoribosylformylglycinamidine synthase, encoding MKAKVFVSLKKGVLDPQGEAILKALQSMGQKEVVSVRVGKYFEVELKNCDSPKAKQVLNQISEKLLANTVIEDFSFQLEE
- a CDS encoding phosphoribosylformylglycinamidine synthase II, with translation MITPELLKQHNITPDEYQLILQLIGRQPNLVELGIFSVMWSEHCSYKSSRKFLKGFPTKGPRVLQGPGENAGIVDIGDGLAVVFKMESHNHPSFIEPYQGAATGVGGILRDVFTMGARPIANLNSLRFGSVDHPKTPYLVSGVVSGIAGYGNCMGIPTVGGDVVFDPSYNGNILVNAMTVGLVEQSKIFKGYASGVGNPVFYVGAKTGRDGIHGATMASDVFDDKAEQKRPTVQVGDPFTEKKLLEACLELMQTDCIVGIQDMGAAGLTSSSFEMASRAGSGIEMNLDLIPTREEKMTPYEMMLSESQERMLLVAKKGREEEVKKIFVKWDLDASPVGVVTDSGRVVGWFKGEKVFDLPILPITDKAPVYDRPRKRSQDLEALQKISLKDIPVPQNLEECFLKILGHPNNASKKWVYRQYDHQVMTNTLVLPGSDAAVLRVKGTQKGLAVTSNCNSRYCYLDPRTGGHIAVAESGRNLVCSGAKPLALTDCLNFGNPERPEIMDQFVECIEGISEACRSFDIPVISGNVSFYNETNGVSIYPTPMIGMVGLLEDVSVALDQFYKNAGDIIVLLGETKEELGASEYLNLIHGKIQGFPPKLCLQTEQKLWNLLLSLIESRLLKSAHDISEGGLSLTLAESCFGGGKFGVSVKLEESIRKDLLLFSESQSRVVVSLSPSALDEVKKRAQSGGVSFMVLGEVVPDQFVITSSKGDVWIKKSRNELEKIWSEGFEKGIFGM